TTGCATGAGGCTGCCTCAGGTGCGGCTACGCGCCAGCATGCGAATCGACGATTCGCTCCAGGCCGGTGCCAGCTATTTTCACGCCGAGCTTCGCCGCCTACAGGTCGTTATCGAAGCGGCTGACCAGGGGCCACCCATTCTGTTTCTTCTCGACGAGCTGCTACGCGGCACCAATGCGAGAGCACGCCACGTCGGTGCCAGGGCCGTGATCTGCCACCTGCTCGCGCGCGGCGGGCTCGGATTGGTGGCCACGCACGATGTGGCGTTGGCTGACCTGGCTACATTCGCCCGCGTGATGAACGTACACTTCACAGACGTCATGGAGAACGGCCGGATGCGCTTCGATTACAGGCTGAGACCAGGTGTGGTGCGCACGAGCAATGCGCTGCGTCTATTGGCGGATGCGGGCATCGACGTGGAGCCACAGGCGCTAGCCGAAGAGAAGCGATCGGGTCCTCAGGCTGGCGAGACGCCGGAGTGACTCAAGATGGCTGAAAGCAAGGACTATCTCGACAGTTTCGTTCAGCTGCCCGAGCTGAACACGCGCGAGGAGCGCACGGCGCTCTGGCGCCGCAGCATGGCCACGCTGGCAAACGCCGCGGTAGGTCAGCGCCCCGTGCCGCTCGAAGGCATCCACCCCGGACGCATCCTGACAGGCGTCCGCACCGCGTTCGCAAGCAACCTGATCGACGACCTGGATTGGCTGTCGCCGCCCGCGGCGGCACGCGCACTGTACGAGCTTGCCTCGGCGACTCCGCAGGGCAGCGAGAAGCGCGAGCTTGGCAGGCGCGTGCTGACCCGTTTGTACGCGGGCGATGCGGAGACATTCATCGCCCTCGCCTGCGCATTCGCCATGGATTCGCGCAAGACGCTCACGAGACCGCCCGTCCGCGCGCGGGTGGCACTCGCCATGGGGCTCCCGCTCGGGCTCGCCACCCAGGCGGACCGCCTGGCGTTATCGCTGGTGTCGCAGCCGGAGCTGCGGCATCAGTGGCTGGCCCAACCCGCAGTCGGCTCGCTGCCCTCCCGGCGTTTCGCCGCACGCCTGCTCGAGAGGGCGGCGCGCGCGGCAACCCTGCGGGCCGCTCAAGGCGACATGGGCCACTTGCGGGTGTTCCGCGATCCCGTCGTGATGGAAGCGTGGCGGCGGCTGCTGGCCGACAGGGAGTCGCTGGTTTGGCGCCACGTGGCGGTCGCCCGCGGCTTGTTGTCCCGGGCTCTGCCTGAGCTGTCGGACGTGATTCAGCGCCATCTGGCGCCGGCCCTGACACCGACCGAATGGCGCCGCGCAGCGACCTCACTGGCCACCCAGGTATCGTTCGATCGCGATCAAGCAGCTCGCCAGTGCGTCGAGGTGCTGCGCGGACCCCTGGTCAAGCGCGATCCGGGATTGGCTGGGAGCGTCGTATTCGGGCTTGCCCGCGCAGCCGACGCCGAGCCCGAGCTGGCGGAGGAGCTGCTCGACCAAGCGGTGCGGCATGGGTCTCTCGAAGCGGCCGAGTCCCTGGTCGAGCTGCGCCGCGAACGTCTCGGCAGGGGGCTCGGCGCCTGGGCCAGCCGCTACTGCGCTGGACAGCTGCGTGAGGAAGCCACCAAAGCTCGAGGCGATGACGGGCACCTGGCTCTGTGCGAGGCGCTCATCCGTGATCTCACGCCGCGCGATGAGCGAGCCGCCAACCTGCGCGATCATCTCGACGACGCACTAGCGGCTTTTGCCGGGCGCGGGGCCGAGCCGGCCAGTTCCGCCGCGCGCGAGGTGTTCGACCGCGTTGTGCACATGCTTGCCGACCTCGAACGGACCTACAGGATCGAGCCGAACGCCCGACTGCGGGCTTTTGGTCTGCTGCGCGAGCTCGATCTGACCCTGCTCGAAACCTCGACGCTCACGCATCTCATGATGCTGGGTGCGAGAACAGGACAGACGAGCGCCTCGGCCGCACCCCTCGACGGGGCCGCGCGCCTAGATGGAGTCTACGATCGCCTGACCGATTTGCTGCTCGAGCTGGAGCGCGCGCCAATCCAGGACGGTCAGCCGCTGCGCCACCCGCTTTTGCGCATGCGCCGACTGCGATCGCTGCTGCATCTGATCGACGCCGAAGGCGACTTGGGGGACGAGACGGAGGGACAACGTGAGCGGCGCCTTCGCTCGGCCAAGATCCTGTTCGAACGGGTGCGAGATGACGCACCATCGAGGCTGCGCCGTGTGATGTGCGCCACGCTTGCGCGCGCCTGCGATGCCCTGGTGCGAGACAACGTATGCAAGCTTTCGGACGTGTTCGTGGCGGCCACCGACCACGTCACTTCGCGGGAGGATCTGGCCACGCTGGCGGAAGCCTCGATGATGCCAGACTTCGAAAACGTGGTGGGAGCCTACGCGGAGCTGCTTGGTGGGCTCGAACAGCCGCATCCAGGCGGCGCAGCCACCGGCTCCCATACCAGGGGCATCCTGGACGCCCTTCGCCGCGTGGGCGAGGAGCTGCCATGGGCGAACAGCTCGCGCGTGACAGCGCTGCGATTGGCGCTGCTACGGCTGGTGAGCGAGCTCGAGCGTGTGGCCACCGCGCGCAGGTTGGACGATCTCGCCGCGGGGCCGGACGTCACGATCCTCGGCCACCTCGAAACCACACTGCACACCCTGGCGCTGCTGACCGCAGGGGCGCGACGGCGGCTCATGGACGACGCAAGACGCGAGGTTCCTGCAAGCGCCGGTGCCATGCGCATGTTGGACTTGGCTGCCGAAACGGTCAGACAGGATGGCAAGGCCGACGTCGCAGGTGCGGTGGCGGCGCTCTCCGGCGTGCTTCGCGAGGAACTGCCGCCTGCCATAGCGGAGAGCGCGATCCGGATCGTTGCCCGCGTCGCAGCGCTGCCGGCGGCCGGCCCGGGCCTGGCGCCGGCAAGTGTGATCCCTCCACCACGGCAAACGCTGCCCATCCCGGCCTGGCTCCCCGCAAGCCGTACCATTGGGGGGTTTCACGTGCGCCGTTGCCTCGGTGCTGGATCGGGCGGGTCGGTGTTCGTGGTGGCTCGCGCGGAAGAACGCCACGAGCCGCACGCGACCGAGCTTGCGCTCAAGGTGCCCGAGTACGATGCGTCGGTGGCGCTCACCCTGTCGGAGGACGAATTCTTACGGATGTTTCGCGAAGAGGCAGGCGCACTGCTGGCCGTCCCGAACCACACCAACCTCGCCGGCTTCGTGACCTTCGACGCCGGCGCCAAGCCGAAGCCCATCTTGGTCATGGAGCTTGTGGAGGGCCCTACGCTCGAGCGCGTCATCGAATTGGGCGCCTTGGCCATGGACGAGGCCCTGGCGGTGCTCGACGGCGTCGCGGCCGGTCTAGAGGCGATGCACCGCGCCGGCGTGGGGCACCTGGATGTCAAGCCCTCCAACGTGATCCTGCGCAGCGCGGGCAATGCAGGCCCTCAGCCCCCGGCGCCGGTGCTCGTGGATTTCGGGCTAGCCGGCCGCCAACTGCGTCCGGGCTGCGCAACCGCCAACTACGGGGCTCCGGAGATCTGGGGTTTGGTACCGGAGGGACGCACGCCTACGCCTATGAGCGCCGACGCCTACGCCCTTGCGTGCCTGGCATTCGAGCTGCTGACCGGCGTCACGCTGTTTGGTGGATCGACCCACCTCGAGATAATCCGCAGCCACCTTGCTCACGACGGCTTTCCACCTGCCCTGGCGCAACTACGGGCGCAAGCCGGGCTCTTTGGCCTGAGCGATCTGCTGGCCTCGATGCTGCGACGCGATCCGGCTTCGCGGCTACCCGTAGCGGAGTTCCGCGAAAGACTCGGGTCGCTCGCACCGCGATTGTCCAGCACGCCCTGGCCGCTCCCGGCAGACCTGCAAGCCAGCACGAGCTAGTGTCCGCGAGCCCTACCGCTGTGCGCGGCGCCCGAATGCCCCATGACACCCATCGACCCAGCCGACATCTTCGGCGCCATCGCGCGCATCAAGACACGCATACACAGGACCCCGGTGGTGTCGTCCACAAACTTGAACAAGTGGCTGGGACACGAGGTCTTGTTCAAAGCGGAGTGCCTGCAGAAGGTCGGGGCCTTCAAAGCCAGGGGAGCGCTGAACGCCGTGCTCTGGCGTCTCGAGCACGACCCTCACCCAAGCCACCTGATTGCAAACAGCTCGGGCAACCATGCTCAAGCGGTCGCGTGGGCCGGTGCGCAGGTGGGTCTACCGGTCAGCGTCTACATGCCGCGGGAAGCCTCGCCCGCAAAGGCGCGGGCGACACGACACTACGGCGCCAAGGTTGCGCTGCTCGGCAGCCGTGCGGAGGTGGATCGAGTCACCGAGCAACGGGCCCGCGAACCGGGGATGTTCTGGGTACCACCCTACAACCACGAGCAGGTCGTGGCCGGGCAGGGGACCGCCATGCTCGAGGCGTTGCTTCAGATCGGTCAAGTAGACGCGGCGTTTGCGCCCTGCGGCGGCGGCGGGCTGTGTGCGGGCACGCTGATCGCAGCGAGGGCCTGGTCCGCGGCCGTTCGTGTCTACGCTGCCGAGCCATTGAACGCCAACGATGCTGCCGAGTCGGTGCGCAAGGGGAGCATCCAGCGGCTGGCCCGTTCGCCCACCACGCTGGCAGATGGAGCGCGGACGCTGTCGGTCGGCGAGGTAACCTTCCCTTACCTGCGCCGACTGGACGGCATCTACGAAGTCGAGGAAGAGCCCATTGCCTACTGGACCCAGTGGCTTGCCCACCTGCTCAAGCTGCGCATCGAGCCCACGGGCGCCATGGCGATGGAAGCCGCCCTCAGGTGGCTCCGCAACGAAAGCGAG
The Pseudomonadota bacterium DNA segment above includes these coding regions:
- a CDS encoding serine/threonine protein kinase, producing MAESKDYLDSFVQLPELNTREERTALWRRSMATLANAAVGQRPVPLEGIHPGRILTGVRTAFASNLIDDLDWLSPPAAARALYELASATPQGSEKRELGRRVLTRLYAGDAETFIALACAFAMDSRKTLTRPPVRARVALAMGLPLGLATQADRLALSLVSQPELRHQWLAQPAVGSLPSRRFAARLLERAARAATLRAAQGDMGHLRVFRDPVVMEAWRRLLADRESLVWRHVAVARGLLSRALPELSDVIQRHLAPALTPTEWRRAATSLATQVSFDRDQAARQCVEVLRGPLVKRDPGLAGSVVFGLARAADAEPELAEELLDQAVRHGSLEAAESLVELRRERLGRGLGAWASRYCAGQLREEATKARGDDGHLALCEALIRDLTPRDERAANLRDHLDDALAAFAGRGAEPASSAAREVFDRVVHMLADLERTYRIEPNARLRAFGLLRELDLTLLETSTLTHLMMLGARTGQTSASAAPLDGAARLDGVYDRLTDLLLELERAPIQDGQPLRHPLLRMRRLRSLLHLIDAEGDLGDETEGQRERRLRSAKILFERVRDDAPSRLRRVMCATLARACDALVRDNVCKLSDVFVAATDHVTSREDLATLAEASMMPDFENVVGAYAELLGGLEQPHPGGAATGSHTRGILDALRRVGEELPWANSSRVTALRLALLRLVSELERVATARRLDDLAAGPDVTILGHLETTLHTLALLTAGARRRLMDDARREVPASAGAMRMLDLAAETVRQDGKADVAGAVAALSGVLREELPPAIAESAIRIVARVAALPAAGPGLAPASVIPPPRQTLPIPAWLPASRTIGGFHVRRCLGAGSGGSVFVVARAEERHEPHATELALKVPEYDASVALTLSEDEFLRMFREEAGALLAVPNHTNLAGFVTFDAGAKPKPILVMELVEGPTLERVIELGALAMDEALAVLDGVAAGLEAMHRAGVGHLDVKPSNVILRSAGNAGPQPPAPVLVDFGLAGRQLRPGCATANYGAPEIWGLVPEGRTPTPMSADAYALACLAFELLTGVTLFGGSTHLEIIRSHLAHDGFPPALAQLRAQAGLFGLSDLLASMLRRDPASRLPVAEFRERLGSLAPRLSSTPWPLPADLQASTS
- a CDS encoding serine/threonine dehydratase, with translation MTPIDPADIFGAIARIKTRIHRTPVVSSTNLNKWLGHEVLFKAECLQKVGAFKARGALNAVLWRLEHDPHPSHLIANSSGNHAQAVAWAGAQVGLPVSVYMPREASPAKARATRHYGAKVALLGSRAEVDRVTEQRAREPGMFWVPPYNHEQVVAGQGTAMLEALLQIGQVDAAFAPCGGGGLCAGTLIAARAWSAAVRVYAAEPLNANDAAESVRKGSIQRLARSPTTLADGARTLSVGEVTFPYLRRLDGIYEVEEEPIAYWTQWLAHLLKLRIEPTGAMAMEAALRWLRNESEPRKVLVILSGGNIDASTARKIWQQDHLSQRPTL